The following coding sequences are from one Streptomyces sp. V3I7 window:
- a CDS encoding ATP-binding protein — translation MATVTPPWAYTLQLPHDPRAPGIARATLRTVLAAHGLSALTPTAELVAAELLANAHRHTEGPYALRLRSAEPGRLRVAVWDTDPRVPPGFERGGRPVVVPPDDAEGGRGIQLVQACADAWGVSVLRELGASKGGKLLWAECR, via the coding sequence ATGGCCACCGTAACCCCACCCTGGGCCTACACCCTCCAACTCCCGCACGATCCACGCGCACCGGGGATCGCCCGCGCCACGCTGCGGACCGTGCTCGCCGCTCACGGGCTCTCCGCGCTGACGCCGACCGCGGAGCTGGTGGCCGCCGAGTTGCTCGCCAATGCGCATCGGCACACCGAGGGGCCGTACGCCCTGCGGCTGCGGTCGGCGGAGCCGGGGCGGTTGCGGGTGGCCGTGTGGGACACGGACCCTCGGGTGCCGCCAGGGTTCGAAAGGGGCGGTCGGCCCGTCGTCGTACCGCCGGACGATGCCGAGGGCGGGCGGGGGATTCAGCTCGTGCAGGCCTGTGCCGACGCGTGGGGGGTCTCCGTGCTGCGCGAGCTGGGCGCCTCCAAGGGCGGGAAGCTGCTGTGGGCCGAGTGCCGGTGA
- a CDS encoding phosphatase PAP2 family protein yields MAVLAESGSNPDVELLYDINGLAKDAPHWFDRVMEFVGEFGIVIGMVLVVLGCWWSVRRRSASADQAASSVAALVWAPLAAGIAVLVNVPIRGFVERPRPFVDHRDLAVLVSGKDDFSFVSDHATITMALGVALFVANRKYGIAGIALALLEGFCRVYMGVHYPTDVIGGFALGTAVALLLSPPASAALTPLMKAIGRSPRAGRLIRSRESLAQGDALVPGTRKPAASEERDLAA; encoded by the coding sequence ATGGCTGTACTCGCCGAATCCGGATCCAACCCCGATGTGGAACTGCTCTACGACATCAACGGACTCGCCAAGGACGCGCCGCACTGGTTCGACCGCGTCATGGAGTTCGTCGGCGAGTTCGGCATCGTCATCGGCATGGTGCTGGTCGTGCTCGGCTGCTGGTGGTCCGTGCGCCGCCGCTCCGCGAGCGCGGACCAGGCCGCCTCGTCCGTCGCCGCGCTCGTGTGGGCGCCGCTGGCCGCGGGGATCGCCGTCCTCGTCAACGTGCCCATCCGCGGGTTCGTCGAGCGGCCCCGGCCCTTCGTCGACCACCGGGACCTCGCCGTCCTCGTCTCGGGCAAGGACGACTTCTCCTTCGTGAGCGACCACGCGACGATCACCATGGCCCTCGGGGTCGCCCTGTTCGTCGCCAACCGCAAGTACGGCATCGCCGGCATCGCCCTCGCCCTGCTCGAAGGGTTCTGCCGCGTCTACATGGGCGTGCACTACCCGACCGACGTCATCGGCGGCTTCGCGCTCGGCACCGCCGTCGCGCTGCTGCTCTCCCCGCCGGCCTCCGCCGCGCTCACCCCGCTGATGAAGGCGATCGGCCGCTCGCCCAGGGCCGGCCGGCTGATCCGGAGCCGCGAGTCCCTCGCCCAGGGCGACGCACTGGTCCCCGGCACCCGCAAGCCCGCGGCGTCCGAGGAGCGCGACCTGGCGGCCTGA
- the pstA gene encoding phosphate ABC transporter permease PstA: MSTAAVTDKSAGTLRGARMPKWSSWAIAAGSIAVAVGIGKGAGLDSTVQWGLIAAIVFVLATYGITAGVEGRRQAKDRVVTSLVWVSFLLALVPLVSLIWVTIARGVKVLDPYFLTHSMGVVADSEPGGGIYHAILGSLEQVGLATVIGAPIGVLTAIYLVEYGRGGLAKAVTFFVDVMTGIPSIVAGLFILSLMLIFQLEPFGFAGSLALAILMMPVVVRSTEEMLKLVPNELREASLALGVPKWRTILKVVLPTSIGGITTGVMLAIARIAGETAPVLLLVFGNPFINANPFEGAQSSLPLYIYQQYAQSAGANAAYDRAWAASLTLIAFVMILNLVARGIARWKAPR, translated from the coding sequence ATGAGCACCGCAGCCGTCACCGACAAGAGCGCCGGCACGCTGCGCGGCGCGCGCATGCCGAAGTGGTCCTCCTGGGCCATCGCCGCCGGTTCGATCGCCGTCGCGGTCGGCATCGGCAAGGGCGCCGGCCTGGACAGCACGGTCCAGTGGGGCCTGATCGCCGCGATCGTCTTCGTCCTCGCCACGTACGGCATCACCGCCGGCGTCGAGGGACGCCGCCAGGCCAAGGACCGCGTGGTCACCTCCCTCGTGTGGGTGTCCTTCCTGCTCGCCCTCGTCCCGCTGGTCTCCCTGATCTGGGTGACCATCGCCCGCGGCGTGAAGGTCCTCGACCCCTACTTCCTGACCCACTCCATGGGCGTCGTCGCCGACTCCGAGCCGGGCGGCGGCATCTACCACGCCATCCTCGGCAGCCTGGAGCAGGTCGGCCTCGCCACCGTCATCGGCGCCCCGATCGGCGTGCTCACCGCGATCTACCTGGTGGAGTACGGGCGGGGCGGGCTCGCCAAGGCCGTCACGTTCTTCGTCGACGTGATGACGGGCATCCCCTCGATCGTCGCCGGTCTGTTCATCCTCAGCCTGATGCTGATCTTCCAGCTCGAGCCGTTCGGCTTCGCCGGTTCGCTGGCCCTGGCCATCCTGATGATGCCGGTGGTCGTGCGCTCCACGGAGGAGATGCTCAAGCTCGTCCCGAACGAGCTGCGCGAGGCGTCACTGGCGCTGGGTGTGCCGAAGTGGCGGACGATCCTGAAGGTGGTCCTGCCGACCTCCATCGGCGGTATCACCACCGGCGTCATGCTGGCCATCGCCCGTATCGCGGGCGAGACCGCGCCGGTGCTGCTGCTGGTGTTCGGCAACCCGTTCATCAACGCGAACCCCTTCGAGGGCGCGCAGTCGTCGCTGCCGCTGTACATCTACCAGCAGTACGCGCAGAGCGCCGGTGCCAACGCGGCGTACGACCGCGCCTGGGCGGCCTCCCTCACGCTGATCGCCTTCGTGATGATCCTCAACCTCGTGGCCCGCGGCATCGCCCGCTGGAAGGCCCCGCGGTGA
- the pstS gene encoding phosphate ABC transporter substrate-binding protein PstS: MMLQRKNRLRALSLGAVAVSGALALTACGTDDTGKAGGSSQAANAGSVKCDNAKGQLLADGSSAQKNAIDAWVKQFSQACGVQINYKGGGSGAGVTAFNQGQVAFAGSDSALKPEEVTASKKVCKGGQGIDLPMVGGPIAVGYNVPGVDDLVLDAPTLAKIFDSKITKWNDAAIKKLNPKAKLPGLKIQAFHRSDESGTTDNFTKYLKATADWKYEGGKAWQAKGGQAASGSAGVAQGVKQNPGAIGYFELSYAKDMSTVAIDTGAKAPVKPSVESATADIAAAKVVGTGKDLSLQLDYATKAEGAYPITLVTYEIVCDKGNKPDTLPATKAFLNYIAGEDGQKVLSENDYAPIPAEIIGKVRTTIAGLN, encoded by the coding sequence GTGATGCTTCAGCGCAAGAACCGGCTGCGCGCCCTTTCCCTCGGTGCTGTCGCCGTCTCCGGCGCCCTGGCCCTGACGGCGTGCGGCACCGACGACACGGGCAAGGCGGGCGGTTCCTCGCAGGCGGCCAACGCCGGCTCGGTCAAGTGCGACAACGCCAAGGGCCAGCTGCTGGCCGACGGCTCCTCCGCGCAGAAGAACGCCATCGACGCCTGGGTGAAGCAGTTCTCCCAGGCCTGTGGCGTACAGATCAACTACAAGGGCGGCGGCTCGGGCGCGGGCGTCACCGCGTTCAACCAGGGCCAGGTCGCCTTCGCCGGCTCCGACTCGGCGCTGAAGCCCGAAGAGGTCACCGCCTCCAAGAAGGTCTGCAAGGGCGGCCAGGGCATCGACCTGCCGATGGTCGGCGGCCCGATCGCCGTCGGCTACAACGTCCCGGGCGTCGACGACCTGGTCCTGGACGCTCCGACCCTCGCGAAGATCTTCGACAGCAAGATCACCAAGTGGAACGACGCGGCGATCAAGAAGCTGAACCCGAAGGCGAAGCTGCCCGGCCTCAAGATCCAGGCGTTCCACCGCTCGGACGAGTCCGGCACCACCGACAACTTCACCAAGTACCTCAAGGCCACGGCCGACTGGAAGTACGAGGGCGGCAAGGCCTGGCAGGCCAAGGGCGGCCAGGCGGCCTCCGGCTCCGCCGGCGTGGCCCAGGGCGTCAAGCAGAACCCCGGCGCCATCGGCTACTTCGAGCTGTCCTACGCCAAGGACATGAGCACCGTCGCGATCGACACCGGCGCCAAGGCCCCGGTCAAGCCGTCGGTCGAGTCCGCCACCGCCGACATCGCGGCCGCCAAGGTCGTCGGCACCGGCAAGGACCTGTCGCTCCAGCTCGACTACGCGACCAAGGCCGAGGGCGCCTACCCGATCACCCTGGTCACGTACGAGATCGTCTGCGACAAGGGCAACAAGCCGGACACCCTGCCCGCCACCAAGGCGTTCCTGAACTACATCGCCGGCGAGGACGGCCAGAAGGTCCTGTCGGAGAACGACTACGCCCCGATCCCCGCCGAGATCATAGGCAAGGTCCGCACCACCATCGCGGGCCTGAACTGA
- a CDS encoding MFS transporter, which yields MFRAVHRRTHPRLRRSDITVTDERMVRRAVKAAALGNAMEWFDFGIYSYLAVTIGNVFFPGGSETTRLLSSFATFAIAFLVRPLGGLFFGPLGDRIGRRTVLAATMIMMALGTFCIGLIPSHATIGNWAPALLVFFRLVQGFSTGGEYGGAATFMAEYAPDKRRGFFCSFLEFGTLAGYVAAATLVTVMTAVLGTGVMNDWGWRVPFLVAGPLGLIGLYLRLKLDETPAYLKLEAEHTAPVSLEQGNPDAVPRKEFRRIFADQWRALVLCFGLVAAYNINDYMLLSYMPTYLTATLGYEETHGLVILLVMMVVLMIVITFVGRLNDRIGRKPLLMAGMAGFFFLSLPAFLLLRQGSLAAVAVGMLMLGFSLVCLLGTMSAVLPALFPTEVRYGGLSIGYNVAASLFGGTTPLIITGLISATGTDLMPAYYAMAAALVGMICVYLMRETAQRPLAGSPPAVATEEEADALINAQHPASPY from the coding sequence ATGTTCCGCGCGGTCCACCGCCGGACCCATCCGCGGCTGCGCCGCAGCGACATCACCGTGACCGACGAACGCATGGTCAGGCGTGCGGTGAAGGCGGCGGCCCTCGGAAACGCCATGGAGTGGTTCGACTTCGGGATCTACAGCTATCTCGCGGTGACCATCGGCAACGTCTTCTTTCCCGGCGGTTCCGAGACCACCCGTCTTCTCTCCTCGTTCGCGACGTTCGCCATCGCGTTCCTGGTGCGGCCGCTCGGCGGGCTGTTCTTCGGGCCGCTCGGCGACCGGATCGGCCGCAGGACCGTGCTCGCCGCGACCATGATCATGATGGCGCTGGGCACCTTCTGCATCGGGCTCATCCCCAGTCACGCGACGATCGGCAACTGGGCGCCCGCGCTGCTGGTCTTCTTCCGGCTGGTGCAGGGGTTCTCGACCGGCGGCGAGTACGGGGGTGCGGCGACGTTCATGGCGGAGTACGCCCCGGACAAGCGGCGCGGATTCTTCTGCAGCTTCCTGGAGTTCGGGACGCTCGCCGGGTACGTGGCCGCGGCGACCCTGGTCACGGTGATGACCGCGGTGCTCGGTACGGGCGTGATGAACGACTGGGGCTGGCGGGTGCCGTTCCTCGTCGCCGGGCCGCTCGGGCTGATCGGTCTGTATCTGCGGCTGAAGCTGGACGAGACGCCGGCCTATCTGAAGCTGGAGGCCGAGCACACGGCGCCGGTGTCGCTGGAGCAGGGCAACCCGGACGCGGTCCCGCGCAAGGAGTTCCGGCGGATCTTCGCGGATCAGTGGCGGGCGCTGGTGCTGTGCTTCGGGCTGGTCGCGGCGTACAACATCAACGACTACATGCTGCTGTCGTACATGCCGACCTATCTGACGGCCACGCTCGGGTACGAGGAGACGCACGGGCTGGTGATCCTGCTGGTGATGATGGTGGTCCTGATGATCGTCATCACCTTCGTCGGCCGGCTCAACGACCGGATCGGCCGCAAGCCGCTGCTCATGGCGGGGATGGCGGGATTCTTCTTCCTCTCCCTGCCGGCCTTCCTGCTGCTGCGGCAGGGGAGCCTCGCGGCGGTGGCCGTGGGCATGCTGATGCTGGGCTTCTCGCTGGTCTGCCTGCTGGGCACCATGTCGGCGGTGCTGCCCGCACTGTTCCCGACCGAGGTGCGGTACGGCGGCCTGTCCATCGGCTACAACGTGGCCGCCTCCCTCTTCGGCGGCACGACTCCGCTGATCATCACCGGCCTCATCAGCGCCACGGGCACCGACCTGATGCCGGCGTACTACGCGATGGCGGCCGCGCTGGTCGGCATGATCTGCGTGTACCTGATGAGGGAGACGGCCCAGCGCCCGCTCGCGGGCTCGCCGCCGGCCGTGGCCACCGAGGAGGAGGCCGACGCCCTGATCAACGCCCAGCATCCGGCGTCCCCTTACTGA
- a CDS encoding helix-turn-helix transcriptional regulator: protein MRTNPTGRQLRLGTELRKLRERAGLTATEAGQLLGSNQTLISNIEAGRAGVSPERVRALACHYDCPDKSLVESLAGMPGDRKRGWWEEYREILPGALLDLAEVEHHAARLCTAITVHMPGLLQTTDHARETFRQVVPDLSPPDIEHRVSFRIKRQTVLFRDQPTPYVALIHEAALRMQFGGPAIARAQLHHLLTMSERDHITVKVLPFTAGGFPGSGQSIFYSSGPVPQLDTVHLDQSHGPVFLDAEAQLAKYRVLLERMEAKALPPQKSRDLIHSVIQDL, encoded by the coding sequence GTGAGGACCAACCCGACGGGTCGGCAACTCCGCTTGGGCACGGAGCTGCGCAAGCTCCGTGAACGCGCTGGCCTGACCGCCACCGAGGCCGGTCAACTGCTGGGCTCCAACCAGACCCTGATCAGCAACATCGAGGCCGGACGGGCAGGGGTGAGCCCCGAGCGGGTACGCGCGCTGGCCTGCCATTACGACTGCCCCGACAAGTCCCTCGTCGAGTCGCTTGCCGGTATGCCCGGTGACCGCAAACGCGGCTGGTGGGAGGAGTACCGCGAGATCCTGCCCGGGGCTCTGCTCGACCTGGCCGAGGTCGAGCACCACGCTGCGCGTCTTTGCACGGCCATCACCGTGCACATGCCCGGCTTGCTACAGACCACGGACCACGCCCGCGAGACGTTCCGCCAAGTCGTGCCCGATCTCTCACCGCCCGACATCGAGCATCGCGTCTCGTTTCGCATCAAACGCCAGACCGTACTCTTCAGAGACCAGCCGACCCCGTACGTCGCCCTGATCCACGAGGCCGCCCTCCGTATGCAGTTCGGTGGCCCTGCTATCGCGCGAGCGCAGTTGCACCACTTGCTGACCATGAGCGAGCGGGACCACATCACCGTCAAGGTGCTCCCGTTCACCGCCGGAGGATTCCCGGGCTCTGGCCAGTCGATCTTCTACTCCAGCGGTCCCGTGCCTCAGCTCGACACCGTCCATCTAGACCAGTCCCACGGCCCCGTCTTCCTCGACGCAGAGGCTCAACTCGCCAAGTACCGCGTACTTCTTGAACGTATGGAGGCCAAAGCTCTCCCACCCCAGAAGTCGCGGGACCTCATCCACTCCGTCATCCAGGACTTGTGA
- a CDS encoding N-acetylmuramoyl-L-alanine amidase, with product MASLDASLDVSTDASTDLYVADGRRPNRRALLSGALALGAAAVTPLAADGWAHAATGPEISGCAAWGARSPSSPVHLVTARPHKILVHHTATANSTDYSQAHAFSLARAIQKSHMDSRGFLDSGQHFLTSRGAHVMEGRHHSLSTLQGGARMVESAHCTGQNTVAIGIENEGTYSTVEPRGAQYDALVGLCERICRQYGLRAYQIYGHRDFANTTCPGDRLYALLPRLRQDLADRIGGDPAGPVWPVVRSGDFGERVRTLQYLLVSRGAELTVDGSFGAATESAVRDFQTAVKVPVDGVARRQTWGQLNRPLARGASGQAVKAVQSQLTARSVFVAVDGSFGAATESGVTSFQSAHGLPADGVVDARTWSRLLG from the coding sequence TTGGCATCCCTCGACGCATCCCTCGACGTGTCCACCGACGCATCCACCGACCTGTACGTCGCCGACGGCCGCCGTCCGAACCGCCGGGCCCTCCTCTCCGGCGCCCTCGCCCTCGGCGCCGCCGCGGTCACCCCGCTGGCCGCGGACGGCTGGGCGCACGCCGCCACCGGGCCCGAGATCTCGGGGTGCGCCGCCTGGGGCGCGCGTTCGCCGAGCAGCCCCGTGCACCTCGTGACCGCCCGGCCGCACAAGATCCTCGTGCATCACACGGCCACCGCGAACAGCACCGACTACTCCCAGGCCCACGCCTTCTCGCTGGCCCGCGCCATCCAGAAGAGCCACATGGACAGCCGCGGCTTCCTCGACAGCGGCCAGCACTTCCTGACCAGCCGTGGCGCCCACGTCATGGAGGGCCGCCATCACAGCCTCTCCACCCTCCAGGGCGGCGCGCGGATGGTCGAGTCCGCGCACTGCACCGGCCAGAACACCGTCGCCATCGGCATCGAGAACGAGGGCACCTACAGCACCGTGGAGCCACGCGGCGCGCAGTACGACGCGCTCGTCGGTCTCTGCGAGCGGATCTGCCGTCAGTACGGGCTGCGCGCCTACCAGATCTACGGGCACCGGGACTTCGCCAACACGACCTGCCCCGGCGACCGTCTGTACGCCCTGCTGCCCCGGCTCCGCCAGGACCTCGCCGACCGCATCGGCGGCGACCCGGCCGGGCCCGTCTGGCCGGTCGTCCGCAGCGGCGACTTCGGGGAGCGGGTGCGCACGCTCCAGTACCTGCTGGTCTCCCGGGGCGCCGAGCTCACCGTCGACGGCTCCTTCGGAGCGGCCACCGAGTCCGCCGTGCGCGATTTCCAGACAGCGGTGAAGGTCCCGGTGGACGGCGTGGCGCGCAGGCAGACCTGGGGGCAGCTCAACAGGCCGCTCGCGCGCGGCGCTTCGGGGCAGGCGGTGAAGGCCGTGCAGAGCCAGCTGACCGCCCGCTCGGTCTTCGTCGCGGTCGACGGGAGCTTCGGCGCCGCCACCGAGTCGGGGGTGACGTCCTTCCAGTCCGCGCACGGGCTGCCCGCCGACGGGGTCGTGGACGCCCGCACCTGGAGCCGGCTGCTCGGCTGA
- the pstC gene encoding phosphate ABC transporter permease subunit PstC, giving the protein MDIKTQTTDAPPPTPQPAVAEQKRAARGAGRPGDRIFLGLSRGSGILLLVLMAAIAVFLTYRASLAIGQDHGNFLTTFEWNTNLNPPVFGIAVLAFGTVVSSIIAMALAVPVAVAIALFLTHYAPRRLRGPIAYVIDLLAAVPSIVYGLWGALVLVPHMQGLYGWLDTYLGWTGVFSWDGGAPRAMLTVGILLAIMILPIITNVSREVFRQVPRMHEEAALALGATRWEVVRMSVLPFGRSGVISASMLGLGRALGETMAVATVLSPSYDIQASLLDPGGGTFAQNIASKFGEATEQGRDALIASGLVLFVITLVVNGAARAIIARRKEYSGANA; this is encoded by the coding sequence ATGGACATAAAGACGCAGACAACCGACGCACCTCCCCCCACTCCCCAGCCCGCCGTGGCCGAGCAGAAGCGCGCCGCCCGCGGCGCCGGCCGCCCCGGTGACCGGATCTTCCTCGGTCTCTCCCGCGGGTCGGGCATCCTGCTGCTCGTGCTGATGGCCGCGATCGCGGTCTTCCTCACCTATCGCGCCTCGCTCGCGATCGGCCAGGACCACGGCAACTTCCTGACCACCTTCGAGTGGAACACCAACCTCAACCCGCCGGTCTTCGGCATCGCGGTCCTGGCCTTCGGCACGGTCGTCTCCTCGATCATCGCCATGGCCCTCGCGGTCCCGGTCGCCGTCGCGATCGCGCTGTTCCTCACGCACTACGCCCCGCGCCGGCTGCGCGGTCCGATCGCCTACGTGATCGACCTGCTCGCCGCCGTACCGTCCATCGTGTACGGCCTGTGGGGCGCCCTGGTCCTCGTCCCGCACATGCAGGGCCTGTACGGCTGGCTCGACACCTACCTCGGCTGGACCGGCGTCTTCTCCTGGGACGGCGGCGCCCCCCGCGCCATGCTGACCGTCGGCATCCTGCTCGCGATCATGATCCTGCCGATCATCACCAACGTGAGCCGTGAGGTCTTCCGCCAGGTCCCGCGGATGCACGAGGAGGCCGCGCTGGCCCTCGGCGCCACCCGCTGGGAGGTCGTCCGCATGTCGGTGCTGCCCTTCGGCCGCTCCGGCGTGATCTCCGCCTCGATGCTCGGCCTCGGCCGCGCCCTCGGCGAGACGATGGCCGTCGCCACCGTGCTCTCCCCGAGCTACGACATCCAGGCCAGCCTGCTCGACCCGGGCGGCGGCACCTTCGCCCAGAACATCGCCAGCAAGTTCGGTGAGGCCACCGAGCAGGGCCGGGACGCGCTGATCGCCTCCGGTCTGGTCCTGTTCGTCATCACCCTCGTGGTGAACGGCGCGGCCCGCGCCATCATCGCCCGCCGCAAGGAGTACTCGGGGGCCAACGCATGA
- a CDS encoding DUF397 domain-containing protein: MSEHTWQKASVCGEGDSCVHVASTGTAIHLTESADPTEAILTATPASFRALLSVLNEDTHRG, encoded by the coding sequence ATGTCCGAGCACACCTGGCAGAAGGCGTCCGTCTGCGGCGAAGGCGACTCTTGCGTCCACGTCGCCTCTACCGGCACCGCCATCCATCTCACCGAAAGCGCCGACCCCACCGAAGCGATACTCACGGCCACCCCGGCCTCCTTCCGCGCCCTCCTCTCCGTACTCAACGAGGACACGCACCGTGGCTGA
- a CDS encoding DUF397 domain-containing protein gives MADIPTDLTWERAAPPEATGPGPWIEIAFGEGDGPEAPVYLRETSDPDNVVTTNRRKWDAFVLGVQAGEFDHFVAGVPDDLAP, from the coding sequence GTGGCTGACATCCCCACCGACCTCACCTGGGAACGCGCCGCCCCGCCGGAGGCAACCGGTCCCGGCCCCTGGATCGAGATCGCCTTCGGCGAGGGCGACGGCCCCGAAGCGCCGGTCTACCTCCGCGAGACCAGCGACCCGGACAACGTGGTCACGACCAACCGCCGCAAGTGGGACGCCTTCGTTCTGGGCGTACAGGCGGGCGAGTTCGACCACTTCGTGGCGGGCGTACCGGATGACTTGGCACCATAA
- a CDS encoding bifunctional lytic transglycosylase/C40 family peptidase, with protein MVLVLGVYFVAGNQAGGAASGGVGLAKGAVPAAYKSLVQKWGNLCPALNPALLAAQLYQESGWNPKVVSPADARGIAQFIPGTWATHGIDGDGDGRRDIWDPEDAIPSAASYDCELAKYVRDVPGDTSDNMLAAYNAGAYRVIRAGGVPTIRETQNYVRIIRTLEKSFAAPVSRVDPSRQAATAIAYAQKKLGTPYLWGGTGTAAQGGRFDCSGLTQAAYQSVGIRLPRVANDQYNAGPHPARGELLPGDLVFFSDDLTDSRAIRHVGIYVGGGYMIDAPRTGAVIRFDPVDTPDYFGATRVTEDGAKALPTSV; from the coding sequence ATGGTGCTGGTCCTCGGGGTCTACTTCGTCGCCGGGAACCAGGCGGGCGGCGCCGCCTCGGGCGGTGTCGGGCTGGCCAAGGGCGCCGTACCGGCGGCGTACAAGTCGCTCGTGCAGAAGTGGGGCAACCTCTGCCCCGCCCTCAACCCCGCACTACTGGCTGCCCAGCTGTACCAGGAGAGCGGCTGGAACCCGAAGGTCGTCAGCCCGGCCGACGCCCGCGGGATCGCCCAGTTCATCCCCGGCACCTGGGCGACGCACGGCATCGACGGCGACGGCGACGGCCGACGCGACATCTGGGACCCGGAGGACGCGATCCCGTCCGCCGCCTCCTACGACTGCGAACTGGCCAAATACGTCCGGGACGTGCCCGGCGACACCAGCGACAACATGCTCGCCGCCTACAACGCGGGCGCCTACCGCGTCATAAGGGCGGGCGGCGTCCCCACGATCCGCGAGACCCAGAACTACGTCAGGATCATCCGCACCCTGGAGAAGAGCTTCGCCGCGCCCGTCAGCCGGGTCGACCCCAGCCGGCAGGCGGCCACCGCCATCGCGTACGCCCAGAAGAAGCTCGGCACGCCCTATCTGTGGGGCGGCACCGGAACGGCCGCGCAGGGCGGGCGGTTCGACTGCTCGGGGCTGACGCAGGCGGCGTACCAGAGCGTGGGGATCAGGCTGCCCCGGGTCGCCAACGACCAGTACAACGCCGGACCGCACCCGGCTCGCGGCGAACTGCTCCCCGGTGACCTGGTGTTCTTCTCGGACGACCTCACCGACTCCCGCGCCATCCGGCACGTGGGCATCTACGTGGGCGGCGGGTACATGATCGACGCGCCGAGGACCGGCGCCGTGATCCGGTTCGACCCGGTCGACACACCCGACTACTTCGGCGCGACCCGGGTCACCGAGGATGGCGCGAAAGCGCTCCCCACATCGGTGTGA